A single Tenacibaculum sp. Bg11-29 DNA region contains:
- a CDS encoding alpha/beta fold hydrolase gives MMKNLIIYKIIFLLLILQANIVNAQKVFKTPYGSNKAVGKYVTINKAKIYYEEYGKGEPLLIIHSCGTDIKAMEYQINYFKDKYRVITADSRGQGKSELKTRKLTYTKMAKDWEGLIKHLKLDSVNILGWSDGGITALKIAIRNKTKIKKIVTMGVNLRIDSTAVNNWAIKQVKEMRSETLKMIKKGDTSRDWKTELQLDNLILNQKSLSHADLKKIKSEVLVIVGDRDIIKNEHALEIFDNLQKGQLCIIPGSNHGTPRNNSKIFNEIANRFLTKKFSYPKNN, from the coding sequence ATGATGAAAAATTTAATCATTTATAAAATTATTTTTTTACTTCTAATCCTTCAAGCTAATATTGTAAATGCCCAAAAAGTATTTAAAACTCCTTATGGTAGTAATAAAGCCGTTGGTAAATATGTTACCATAAATAAAGCTAAAATTTATTATGAAGAATATGGTAAAGGTGAGCCTTTACTAATAATACATAGCTGTGGTACCGATATTAAAGCAATGGAATATCAAATTAATTATTTTAAAGATAAATACAGAGTAATTACTGCCGACAGTAGAGGTCAAGGAAAATCTGAATTAAAAACAAGAAAATTAACCTACACTAAAATGGCTAAAGACTGGGAAGGTCTTATTAAGCATTTAAAGTTAGACTCAGTAAATATTCTTGGTTGGAGTGATGGCGGAATAACTGCTTTAAAAATAGCGATCCGTAACAAAACTAAGATTAAGAAAATAGTTACAATGGGCGTTAATTTAAGAATTGACAGTACTGCTGTTAACAATTGGGCTATAAAACAAGTTAAAGAAATGCGTAGTGAAACCTTAAAGATGATAAAAAAAGGTGATACGTCTAGAGACTGGAAAACTGAATTACAGCTAGATAATTTAATTTTAAACCAAAAAAGTTTAAGTCATGCTGATCTAAAAAAAATTAAATCAGAAGTTTTAGTTATTGTTGGTGATAGAGATATTATTAAAAACGAACACGCACTCGAAATATTTGATAATTTACAAAAAGGACAACTATGTATAATTCCTGGTTCTAACCACGGAACTCCTCGTAATAATTCAAAAATATTTAACGAAATTGCCAATAGGTTTCTTACCAAAAAATTTAGTTATCCAAAAAACAACTAA
- a CDS encoding sterol desaturase family protein — MKHKIVSLAVVPFLLILTSFFCYLTITNQWNFEIASFSIFLFTLIYILILERIIPLKQNWNTTKQSIWPDIKHFIFSAAIFDALGKMIAVSFVVFLQKKLFFLNDFWDSVPFLATYVIANLIGEFLPYVYHRVSHIGNTNSYLSTFLWKTHAIHHLPSSLNWFKTNWIHPVNMLLNTLFKMTPILLLGFSKEIIFLVGITHVVIAYISHANIKTQKSFIDYIIVTPQIHHFHHSKKLEEAKNFSNIFPFWDLLFGTYYNRKGTVEKVGIVESHSIDYPKKTEYIKQLTFPITTLKNCCK; from the coding sequence ATGAAACATAAAATAGTATCTTTAGCTGTAGTACCTTTCTTATTAATTTTAACAAGTTTTTTTTGTTATTTAACCATTACAAATCAATGGAATTTTGAAATAGCCTCCTTTTCTATTTTCTTATTCACTTTAATATATATTTTAATTTTAGAGCGAATTATTCCGTTGAAACAAAATTGGAACACCACTAAACAATCTATTTGGCCCGATATTAAACATTTTATATTTTCGGCAGCTATATTTGACGCTTTAGGAAAAATGATTGCAGTATCATTTGTTGTTTTTTTGCAAAAGAAATTATTTTTTCTAAATGATTTTTGGGATTCTGTACCTTTTCTTGCAACCTATGTTATTGCAAATTTAATTGGTGAATTTCTTCCGTATGTATACCATCGAGTTAGCCACATAGGTAATACGAATTCGTATTTAAGTACTTTTTTATGGAAAACACATGCTATTCATCATTTACCTTCCAGTTTAAATTGGTTTAAAACAAATTGGATTCACCCAGTGAATATGCTCTTAAATACGTTATTTAAAATGACACCTATTTTACTTTTAGGATTTAGTAAAGAAATTATTTTTCTGGTAGGCATTACTCATGTAGTAATTGCTTACATTTCTCATGCTAATATTAAAACACAAAAAAGTTTTATAGATTATATCATTGTAACCCCACAAATACATCATTTTCATCACAGTAAAAAACTAGAAGAAGCTAAAAATTTTAGTAATATATTTCCTTTTTGGGATTTACTATTTGGCACCTATTATAACAGAAAAGGAACCGTTGAAAAAGTTGGAATCGTAGAAAGTCACTCTATAGATTATCCTAAAAAAACCGAATATATTAAACAACTCACATTTCCTATAACCACCTTAAAAAACTGTTGTAAATAA
- a CDS encoding sigma-70 family RNA polymerase sigma factor, giving the protein MTFNEIWNKNKSHLLNFIKTKIDTKHVAEDILQEVSLKLYDNLTKKTVIKNYKNWLFQVTRNSIVDYYRKNKKHTEITVNTSETSINSSACVCDLSEFVIKNYLPEKYSTPLYLSDIEQKKQQEIAEILNLSLTATKSRIQRGRKKLKELITNCIDISYNKKGQISDFQLKNNCELPQELKDEIKRINLMP; this is encoded by the coding sequence ATGACATTTAACGAAATTTGGAATAAGAATAAAAGTCATTTACTAAACTTTATTAAAACTAAGATTGATACGAAACACGTTGCAGAAGATATTTTACAGGAAGTTAGCCTTAAACTTTACGATAACTTAACTAAAAAAACGGTCATAAAAAACTATAAAAACTGGCTCTTTCAAGTTACTAGAAATAGCATTGTTGATTATTACAGAAAAAATAAAAAGCATACCGAAATAACTGTAAACACCTCAGAAACTAGTATCAATTCAAGCGCTTGTGTATGTGATTTATCAGAATTTGTAATTAAAAATTATTTACCTGAAAAATATAGCACACCGCTTTACTTAAGTGATATTGAACAAAAAAAGCAACAAGAAATAGCCGAAATACTAAATTTATCTTTAACAGCAACAAAATCGAGAATACAAAGGGGACGAAAAAAATTAAAAGAATTAATTACCAATTGTATTGATATATCCTACAATAAAAAAGGGCAAATTTCTGACTTTCAACTAAAAAACAACTGTGAACTACCACAAGAATTAAAAGATGAAATAAAAAGAATAAATTTAATGCCTTAA
- a CDS encoding DJ-1/PfpI family protein: protein MEKVIDKNLPTIGILVFEGVIINEVVAPLDVFSNPNSENKHLFNVITIATENKTYTSAHGLKITPDYVIDNIPNLKVLVVPSSYNPADQTSDKKLVNFIKEQNKTTEYIASHCAGAFLIGETGIADDKKIVTYVTGGAQLKADYPKLKVADDATTLVVIDGKFISSNGSLVSYVASFDLLEKLTSKAHRKFVESSILFDRIKKK, encoded by the coding sequence ATGGAAAAAGTAATAGATAAAAATCTACCAACAATAGGTATACTTGTATTTGAAGGTGTAATAATTAATGAAGTAGTAGCCCCTTTAGATGTCTTTTCAAATCCGAATTCAGAAAACAAACACCTTTTTAACGTAATAACAATCGCTACCGAAAACAAAACCTACACCAGTGCTCATGGTTTAAAAATAACTCCTGATTATGTTATTGACAACATACCAAATTTAAAAGTTTTAGTAGTACCTAGCTCTTATAACCCAGCCGATCAAACATCTGACAAAAAATTAGTTAACTTTATAAAAGAACAAAATAAAACAACCGAATATATTGCAAGCCATTGTGCAGGCGCTTTTTTAATAGGTGAAACAGGAATAGCAGACGATAAAAAAATAGTAACTTACGTAACAGGCGGAGCGCAATTAAAAGCTGATTATCCTAAATTAAAAGTTGCTGATGACGCTACTACTTTAGTTGTTATAGATGGAAAATTTATTTCATCTAATGGAAGCTTAGTAAGCTATGTTGCTTCGTTTGATCTCTTAGAAAAGCTAACAAGTAAAGCGCATAGAAAATTTGTTGAGTCTTCAATTCTTTTTGACAGAATAAAGAAAAAATAA
- a CDS encoding Crp/Fnr family transcriptional regulator produces MTTNLIEYIKRYVAISEGEINLFKSYLKPRVLKKKEFLLNEGQICKSRYFITKGCVRLYYISNKGNEQIIHFGIDNWWITDYESLINKTPSNLYIQATENTTLLELTQDKFDELCLKLPQTEQLFRKIMEKSYIASQKRIEYMFSLTGEELFNDFIAANPDFTKRVPQYMIASYLGMSPEFVSKIKRK; encoded by the coding sequence ATGACAACCAACTTAATTGAATATATTAAACGTTATGTAGCTATTTCTGAAGGTGAAATTAACCTATTTAAATCCTATTTAAAACCAAGAGTTTTAAAGAAAAAAGAGTTTTTACTTAATGAAGGTCAAATTTGTAAATCGAGATATTTTATAACCAAAGGTTGTGTAAGACTATATTACATTAGTAACAAAGGAAACGAGCAAATTATACATTTCGGAATTGATAATTGGTGGATTACAGATTATGAGAGTTTAATAAACAAAACACCTTCTAATTTATACATTCAAGCAACAGAAAACACAACTCTTCTTGAACTAACCCAAGATAAATTTGATGAGCTATGTTTAAAATTACCACAAACTGAACAGTTATTTCGAAAAATAATGGAGAAAAGCTATATCGCTTCCCAAAAAAGAATTGAATACATGTTTAGCCTAACGGGAGAAGAATTATTTAATGATTTTATTGCTGCCAACCCTGATTTTACAAAAAGAGTACCTCAATACATGATTGCCTCCTATTTAGGCATGTCTCCTGAATTTGTTAGTAAGATAAAAAGAAAATAA
- the cydB gene encoding cytochrome d ubiquinol oxidase subunit II, whose protein sequence is MEIFWFIIIAIVLAVFFILDGYDFGAGIIHLFMAKTEKDKEVITKSAGLFWDSNEVWLVVAGGMLFMAFPTFYASVFSGFYLPLIIVLWLIVFRAIGLEFRSQFNYQMWKDIWDKSFGVSSLLLALFFGIALGNVVRGVNLGGVENGISHYEGHYFFLPLWDSSFSPLSETPGVIDWFTIVIGLIAVVTLAIHGANWIVLKTNSSINQKLKKTVLKLNIVLAILTIFSLAIWQIVNPNSLNNFTNNPYLLIFPIIYLTGLIGLFFIKKMNKEIYPFVFSTLLILGGITSSLASMFPVILPSTNTVNESLTIYNTVTTAYGLSVAMYWGIIGFILLFVYMIIQKKIMGGKIDKMDYGH, encoded by the coding sequence ATGGAAATATTTTGGTTTATAATAATTGCAATTGTTTTAGCTGTCTTTTTTATACTAGATGGATATGATTTCGGAGCAGGTATTATCCACTTGTTTATGGCTAAAACAGAAAAAGATAAAGAAGTAATTACTAAATCAGCTGGGTTATTTTGGGATTCTAATGAAGTTTGGCTTGTAGTTGCTGGCGGAATGCTTTTTATGGCCTTTCCAACATTTTATGCCTCAGTATTTAGCGGTTTTTACCTTCCTTTAATAATTGTACTCTGGCTAATTGTTTTCAGAGCCATTGGTTTAGAATTTAGAAGTCAGTTTAACTATCAAATGTGGAAAGATATTTGGGACAAATCATTTGGGGTTTCAAGCTTATTGCTAGCCTTGTTTTTTGGTATTGCCTTAGGAAACGTTGTTAGAGGTGTAAATTTAGGCGGTGTAGAAAATGGTATTTCACATTATGAAGGGCATTATTTTTTCTTACCGCTTTGGGATAGTAGTTTTAGTCCTCTTAGCGAAACCCCTGGTGTTATTGATTGGTTTACTATTGTTATAGGATTAATTGCAGTGGTTACCTTAGCTATTCATGGTGCTAATTGGATTGTTTTAAAAACAAATTCTTCGATTAATCAAAAGTTAAAAAAAACAGTTCTCAAGCTAAACATTGTGTTAGCAATATTAACAATATTTTCATTAGCCATTTGGCAAATTGTAAACCCTAATTCGTTAAACAATTTCACTAATAATCCATATTTATTAATATTCCCTATCATTTATTTAACAGGATTAATTGGATTGTTTTTTATAAAAAAAATGAATAAAGAAATATATCCTTTTGTATTCTCTACGTTATTAATCCTTGGCGGAATAACCTCTTCATTAGCCTCTATGTTTCCTGTAATTTTACCCTCTACAAATACTGTAAACGAATCATTAACCATATATAATACCGTTACAACTGCATATGGTTTATCTGTAGCAATGTATTGGGGTATTATTGGCTTTATCCTTCTTTTTGTATACATGATTATACAAAAGAAAATAATGGGCGGTAAAATAGACAAAATGGATTATGGTCATTAA
- a CDS encoding cytochrome ubiquinol oxidase subunit I has translation MEDMIFYDRLQFAFTITFHYIFPQLTMGLSLIIVYFKWKYLKNKVESYNNAAKFLMSIFAINFTMGVVTGIPMEFQFGTNWAKFSELTGSVIGQTLAMEGMFSFFLESSFLALFIFGEKLMGQKLHFLTGFLVFLGSWASGWFILATNAWMQHPVGYEILENGKFVLENFSALFTNPWLLPAFLHNQVASVTTSSFVVASIGAFYILRNKNLKYGKLFLKTGVIFGLVSSLLLAFPTGDWNAKNVAKYQPASFAAMEGIFETEEAGAEIVLIGQPNMVEKKLDNKIAVPNILSFLTYQEWDKQIPGMDQFKEEELPDNVPALYYSYHIMVGLGTIFIAIMSLAVFFLWRRKLYTLKPLLWVIMFLVPFPYIANITGWYTAELGRQPYLVYGLLKTSDGISPTVSSGNTLFTLLGFVALYMLLGALFLVLVGKTIHQGPKHQTH, from the coding sequence ATGGAAGACATGATATTTTATGATAGATTGCAGTTTGCATTCACTATCACATTTCACTACATATTCCCGCAATTAACAATGGGATTGTCTTTAATCATTGTTTATTTTAAATGGAAATACTTAAAAAACAAAGTAGAATCGTATAATAATGCTGCAAAATTTTTAATGAGCATTTTTGCCATTAATTTTACAATGGGCGTAGTTACAGGAATACCAATGGAGTTTCAATTTGGTACTAACTGGGCAAAATTTTCTGAACTTACAGGCTCCGTAATTGGCCAAACATTAGCCATGGAAGGAATGTTTTCATTCTTTTTAGAATCTTCTTTTTTAGCGCTATTTATTTTTGGTGAAAAATTAATGGGACAAAAACTACATTTCTTAACGGGTTTTTTAGTCTTTTTAGGTTCATGGGCTAGTGGTTGGTTTATCTTAGCTACTAACGCATGGATGCAACACCCTGTTGGTTATGAAATTTTAGAAAACGGAAAATTTGTATTAGAAAATTTCTCAGCTCTTTTTACCAACCCTTGGCTATTACCTGCTTTTTTACATAATCAAGTAGCCTCCGTTACCACCTCATCTTTTGTTGTTGCTAGTATTGGTGCCTTTTATATTCTAAGGAATAAAAATTTAAAATATGGTAAATTATTTTTAAAAACAGGCGTAATATTTGGCTTAGTATCAAGCTTACTACTAGCATTTCCTACAGGAGATTGGAATGCTAAAAACGTAGCGAAATATCAACCTGCATCTTTTGCTGCAATGGAGGGGATCTTTGAAACTGAAGAGGCTGGTGCCGAAATTGTTTTGATTGGACAACCTAATATGGTTGAAAAAAAATTAGATAATAAAATTGCTGTTCCTAACATACTAAGTTTTTTAACCTATCAAGAGTGGGATAAACAAATACCTGGAATGGATCAATTTAAAGAAGAGGAACTTCCCGACAATGTTCCTGCGCTTTATTACTCGTATCATATTATGGTTGGTTTGGGTACAATTTTTATAGCAATAATGAGCTTAGCTGTTTTCTTTTTATGGAGAAGGAAACTCTATACTCTAAAACCTTTATTGTGGGTTATAATGTTCTTAGTTCCATTTCCATATATTGCAAATATCACAGGCTGGTATACTGCCGAGCTAGGAAGACAACCATATTTAGTTTATGGCTTACTTAAAACAAGTGACGGAATTTCACCTACTGTTTCATCTGGTAATACTTTATTTACTCTTTTAGGTTTTGTTGCTTTATACATGCTACTTGGAGCACTATTTTTAGTATTAGTAGGTAAAACAATTCACCAAGGACCTAAACATCAAACACATTAA
- a CDS encoding VOC family protein, producing MKLSDNISAFHHYAIKAQDFQVTLNFYRELGFALIHDWSLPEYNLERGGMLYNSKINSYIEIFDKNAEIPTQGRKRNKEEEFIENSILHICFVVKDAEKARISAINAGAKDLSEGVLTIDLSNKSKNLNVRNSIVYSPNGEVIEFLERVVF from the coding sequence ATGAAGCTATCAGATAATATAAGTGCTTTTCATCACTATGCTATAAAAGCACAAGATTTTCAAGTTACTCTTAATTTTTATAGAGAATTAGGTTTTGCTTTAATTCACGATTGGTCACTTCCTGAATATAATTTAGAAAGAGGGGGTATGCTTTATAATTCTAAAATAAATAGTTATATAGAAATTTTTGATAAAAACGCTGAAATACCCACTCAAGGAAGAAAAAGAAATAAAGAGGAAGAATTTATAGAAAACTCAATTTTGCATATTTGTTTTGTTGTTAAAGATGCTGAAAAAGCAAGAATTTCAGCTATAAACGCTGGAGCAAAAGATTTAAGTGAGGGGGTTTTGACAATCGATTTAAGTAATAAAAGTAAGAATTTGAATGTTCGGAATAGTATTGTTTATAGTCCAAACGGAGAGGTGATAGAGTTTTTAGAGCGTGTTGTTTTTTAA
- a CDS encoding helix-turn-helix domain-containing protein: MRKESSTNFINNHTLENYCNAHKILSQISGRWKLSIIFALSESQLNYSDFKKRLPNITDRILAKQLNELKKDEIIGNEKTKLKSVYFLTKKGNEMMRILISFKNFNSNSI; this comes from the coding sequence ATGAGAAAAGAGAGTTCAACAAATTTTATAAACAACCATACATTAGAAAATTATTGCAATGCTCATAAAATACTTTCACAAATTAGTGGAAGATGGAAACTCTCTATCATTTTTGCTTTATCTGAAAGTCAATTAAACTATTCTGATTTTAAAAAAAGATTACCAAACATAACAGACCGAATTCTAGCAAAACAGTTAAATGAACTGAAGAAAGATGAAATAATTGGAAATGAAAAAACTAAGTTAAAATCTGTCTATTTTCTAACAAAAAAAGGAAATGAAATGATGCGTATTTTAATCTCTTTCAAAAATTTCAACTCGAATTCTATTTAA
- a CDS encoding saccharopine dehydrogenase family protein encodes MRNILIIGAGRSSSSLIKYLLDKSTQENLQITIGDVSVKNAKAIINNHKNATAVELDVFNEAQRVNAIKKADIVISMLPARFHIEVAKDCVTHNKHMVTASYVSDEMKALDKEAKAKGLVFMNEIGLDPGIDHMSAMQIIDRIHDNGAKMLLFESFTGGLVAPESDTNLWNYKFTWNPRNVVLAGQGGAAMFIQENTYKYIPYHKLFRRTEFLDIDGYGKFEGYANRDSLKYRSLYNLENIPTMFRGTIRKVGFSRAWNVFVQLGMTDDTYTIEESENMSYRDFTNLFLAYSPSDSVELKFRSYLKIDQDDIMWDKFLELDIFNPTKIIGLKNATPAQMLQKILSEKWTLEADDKDMIVMQHKFGYELNQEKYQIESSMVIKGDDQTYTAMAKTVGLPVAMAALKILNKEITTPGVQLPIKKEVYEPILKELEEYGITFAEKKAPYLGYNPETIKG; translated from the coding sequence ATGAGAAACATATTAATTATTGGCGCTGGTAGATCGAGTTCATCTCTTATAAAATATTTACTAGATAAATCGACACAAGAAAACTTACAAATAACGATTGGTGATGTTTCAGTTAAAAATGCTAAAGCTATAATTAATAATCATAAAAATGCAACAGCTGTAGAGTTAGATGTTTTTAATGAAGCGCAACGTGTTAATGCTATAAAAAAAGCCGACATTGTTATTTCTATGCTTCCTGCACGTTTTCATATTGAGGTTGCTAAAGATTGTGTTACCCACAACAAACACATGGTTACAGCTTCTTATGTTTCTGATGAAATGAAAGCTTTAGATAAAGAAGCTAAAGCAAAAGGACTTGTTTTTATGAATGAGATTGGCTTAGATCCAGGAATAGATCATATGAGTGCCATGCAAATTATTGATAGAATTCATGATAATGGTGCTAAAATGCTATTATTTGAATCTTTTACTGGTGGATTAGTAGCTCCTGAAAGCGATACTAATTTATGGAACTATAAATTTACTTGGAATCCAAGAAACGTAGTTTTAGCAGGACAAGGTGGTGCAGCAATGTTTATTCAAGAAAATACTTATAAGTACATACCATATCATAAATTATTTAGAAGAACAGAATTTTTAGATATTGATGGTTACGGAAAATTTGAAGGCTATGCCAATCGTGATTCTTTAAAATACCGAAGTCTTTATAACCTAGAAAACATACCTACTATGTTCAGAGGTACTATTAGAAAAGTAGGTTTTTCTAGAGCTTGGAATGTTTTTGTTCAATTAGGAATGACTGACGATACTTACACTATTGAAGAATCAGAAAACATGAGCTATCGTGACTTTACAAACTTATTCTTAGCATACTCACCAAGTGATTCTGTAGAATTGAAATTTAGATCGTATTTAAAAATAGATCAAGATGATATTATGTGGGATAAATTTTTAGAATTAGACATCTTTAATCCTACTAAAATAATTGGATTAAAAAACGCTACTCCTGCTCAAATGTTGCAAAAAATACTTTCTGAAAAATGGACGCTTGAAGCTGATGATAAAGATATGATTGTTATGCAGCATAAGTTTGGATACGAACTAAATCAAGAAAAATACCAAATAGAAAGTAGTATGGTTATTAAAGGTGATGATCAAACATATACTGCAATGGCAAAAACAGTTGGTTTACCTGTTGCAATGGCTGCCTTAAAAATATTAAATAAAGAAATTACAACTCCTGGTGTTCAATTACCTATAAAAAAAGAAGTGTATGAACCTATTTTGAAAGAATTAGAAGAGTACGGAATTACATTTGCAGAAAAAAAAGCTCCCTATTTAGGATACAACCCCGAAACTATAAAAGGGTAA
- a CDS encoding DUF423 domain-containing protein — protein MYKNLTIASLLGIIAVVLGAFGAHALKSKLTPEAMQSFETAVRYQFIHVLLLLFANTFKEFSLKQKNTISFFLIGGIILFSGSIYVIHLLKVPAKSIWFVTPLGGFLLIIGWSVLFFQFFKKVIKKNS, from the coding sequence ATGTATAAAAATTTAACAATAGCATCTCTCTTAGGAATTATCGCTGTAGTTCTTGGAGCCTTTGGTGCACATGCTCTGAAGTCGAAATTAACCCCAGAAGCGATGCAAAGTTTTGAAACAGCAGTAAGATATCAATTCATTCATGTTTTATTACTACTCTTTGCTAATACCTTTAAAGAATTTAGTTTGAAGCAAAAAAATACGATTAGTTTCTTTTTAATTGGGGGAATTATATTGTTTTCGGGATCTATTTATGTAATTCATTTATTAAAAGTACCAGCAAAATCAATTTGGTTTGTAACTCCATTAGGAGGGTTTTTGTTAATAATAGGTTGGTCTGTGCTGTTTTTTCAGTTTTTTAAAAAAGTTATTAAAAAGAATAGTTGA
- the pckA gene encoding phosphoenolpyruvate carboxykinase (ATP), with the protein MKNLDTKTISLDNLGIKGATIRYQLTSDELHDTTIEKKQGVNSSSGALAVETGEFTGRSPMDRFIVKDDITKDEIWWGDINIPFDSDKFDKLYNKVTAYLSNKEVFVRDSYACADEDYKLNIRVVNEYPWSNMFAYNMFLRPTAEELKGFSPEWTVVNAPGFMANPEVDGTRQHNFAILNFGKKIALIGGTGYTGEIKKGIFSALNFILPVFKNTLPMHCSANIGKEGDTAIFFGLSGTGKTTLSTDPNRSLIGDDEHGWTSENTVFNFEGGCYAKVIDLSKDKEPEIYAAIKKGAILENVVMDAEGNVDFHNTSITQNTRVSYPIDHIENIQTPSIGKNPKNIFFLTADAFGVLPPISRLTPGQAAYHFISGYTAKVAGTEAGVTEPLPSFSACFGAPFMPLHPTRYAEMLSEKMKETGVNVWLINTGWTAGPYGIGHRMKLKYTRAMINAALSGDLGEVNKENYHIHSVFGLAQPRKCSGVPTEMLSQRQAWNNDEEYYKTAHKLADSFRKNFKQFEENANAEILAGGPIS; encoded by the coding sequence ATGAAAAATCTTGATACGAAAACGATATCGTTAGACAACTTAGGAATTAAAGGAGCTACGATTCGTTATCAATTAACATCAGACGAATTACACGATACAACGATTGAAAAAAAACAAGGAGTAAATTCTAGTTCAGGGGCACTAGCTGTTGAAACTGGTGAATTTACTGGACGTTCACCAATGGATCGTTTTATCGTTAAAGACGATATAACAAAGGATGAAATCTGGTGGGGAGATATAAACATACCTTTCGATTCAGATAAATTTGACAAACTATATAATAAGGTAACAGCTTACCTTTCTAATAAAGAAGTTTTCGTACGTGATAGTTATGCATGTGCAGATGAAGACTATAAATTAAATATTAGAGTCGTAAATGAATATCCTTGGAGTAACATGTTTGCTTACAATATGTTTTTACGCCCAACGGCAGAAGAATTAAAAGGTTTTTCTCCTGAGTGGACAGTAGTTAATGCTCCTGGGTTTATGGCAAATCCTGAAGTTGACGGAACACGTCAACACAATTTTGCTATTTTAAACTTCGGAAAAAAGATTGCTTTAATTGGTGGAACTGGTTATACTGGAGAAATCAAAAAAGGAATTTTTTCTGCATTAAACTTTATTTTACCTGTATTTAAAAATACATTACCAATGCACTGTTCTGCAAACATTGGGAAAGAAGGTGATACTGCTATTTTCTTCGGATTATCAGGTACAGGAAAAACAACGTTATCTACAGATCCTAACCGTAGTTTAATTGGAGACGATGAACATGGTTGGACATCTGAAAATACTGTATTTAATTTTGAAGGAGGTTGTTATGCAAAAGTAATCGATCTTTCTAAAGATAAAGAGCCAGAGATATACGCAGCTATTAAAAAAGGAGCAATCCTTGAAAATGTTGTTATGGATGCTGAAGGAAATGTAGATTTTCATAATACATCAATTACACAAAATACTCGTGTAAGTTACCCAATAGACCATATTGAAAATATTCAAACACCATCTATAGGTAAAAATCCTAAGAATATATTTTTCTTAACAGCTGATGCTTTTGGTGTATTGCCTCCAATTTCTAGGTTAACACCTGGTCAAGCGGCATATCACTTTATTTCAGGCTATACTGCTAAAGTTGCAGGAACTGAAGCTGGAGTTACTGAACCATTACCAAGTTTTTCAGCTTGTTTCGGAGCACCATTCATGCCATTACACCCAACTCGTTATGCAGAAATGTTAAGCGAAAAAATGAAAGAAACTGGTGTAAATGTTTGGTTAATAAATACTGGATGGACTGCAGGACCTTATGGAATTGGTCATAGAATGAAACTTAAATATACACGTGCTATGATTAACGCAGCATTAAGTGGTGATTTAGGTGAAGTAAATAAAGAAAACTATCATATACACTCTGTATTCGGATTGGCACAGCCAAGAAAATGTTCAGGTGTTCCAACAGAAATGTTAAGTCAAAGACAAGCATGGAATAATGATGAAGAGTATTATAAAACAGCACACAAATTAGCAGACTCTTTTAGAAAAAACTTTAAACAGTTTGAAGAAAATGCAAATGCTGAAATTTTAGCTGGAGGGCCTATTTCATAA